One Deinococcus ruber DNA window includes the following coding sequences:
- a CDS encoding beta-glucosidase — MTHSPPSPDLKTPPDLETLLDQMTLEEQVSLLAGADFWRTVPIPRLGIPALKVSDGPAGARGGGALVGSTHTAAFPVGIALGSTWNVNLLREVGAALAREAHDKGAGVLLAPTINLFRSTLNGRNFESYAEDPFLTGKLATAYVQGLQAGGVAATVKHFVGNESEYQRNTISSDIPERALRELYLRPFEMVVKDAQPWAIMTSYNKLDGTYASEHPRLLEGILRGEWKFDGLVMSDWGGTHSAGASVRAGLDLEMPGPSRARTTLLEEAEHDPATRAAVRQSARNVLQLIERTGTFADPRDTSDSGEREEEYPDTRALIRRAGAEGMVLLKNDGLLPLPQGVRVAVIGPNAATGQVMGGGSAQMNAHRRVSPLEGLRAALGEENVTYALGCDNDRFLPTLNVPVQLDFFDVQSVSFGTQERTGSEQMLFSLPQGLDASDFRATMTLTLQAPHDGTYDLSLYSAGLSRLRVDGQEVIDNWTHWQPGDTYFNFGSDEVRASHFLKAGPHTAVVEFAPKAVENTVAAFSAMRLGFRPPAPQHQLEEAVSAAAQADVVVLCVGTNGDWETEGVDRWGLDLPGRQNELIGAVLAANPRTVVLLQTGGPISMPWLETAPAVLQAWFPGQEAGFSVADVLLGQADPGGRLPQTFPRSLHDDPVHPLEPGLQYPGEHGHVAYQEGLFIGYRHVDRHGLTPLFPFGHGLSYTTFTVSDAQLSADVLEPGATLRVSVQVRNTGERSGQTVVQLYIREKNTQRERPDKELKGFAKVQLKAGETQEVQLELDMRSLAAFDDTRAAWVADAGEFEVLLGQSSADLPITLPLRLLEQWSEPVSSSSKEAHA; from the coding sequence GAAGACCCCGCCTGACCTGGAGACTCTGCTCGACCAGATGACCCTTGAAGAACAGGTATCGCTGCTTGCCGGAGCCGATTTCTGGCGCACCGTACCGATTCCGCGTCTGGGCATTCCCGCCCTGAAGGTGTCCGACGGCCCTGCCGGAGCACGCGGCGGCGGAGCGCTGGTGGGCAGCACCCACACGGCGGCGTTTCCGGTGGGCATTGCGCTGGGCAGCACCTGGAACGTAAACCTGCTGCGCGAGGTCGGTGCGGCGCTGGCCCGCGAGGCGCACGACAAGGGGGCGGGCGTGCTGCTGGCTCCCACCATCAACCTGTTTCGCAGCACCCTGAACGGACGCAACTTCGAAAGCTACGCCGAAGACCCCTTTCTGACCGGCAAGCTCGCCACCGCTTATGTTCAGGGCCTACAGGCAGGGGGCGTGGCGGCCACCGTCAAGCATTTCGTGGGCAACGAATCGGAATATCAGCGCAACACTATTTCCTCAGATATCCCCGAGCGGGCGCTGCGCGAACTGTATCTGCGCCCCTTCGAGATGGTCGTGAAAGACGCGCAGCCCTGGGCCATCATGACCTCGTACAACAAGCTGGACGGCACCTACGCCAGCGAGCACCCGCGCCTGCTGGAGGGCATTCTGCGCGGCGAGTGGAAATTCGACGGCCTGGTCATGAGTGACTGGGGCGGCACCCACAGCGCGGGCGCGTCGGTGCGGGCGGGGCTGGACCTGGAAATGCCGGGGCCGTCGCGTGCCCGCACCACACTGCTGGAGGAAGCCGAGCACGACCCCGCCACCCGCGCCGCCGTGCGCCAGTCGGCCAGAAATGTGCTGCAACTGATCGAACGCACCGGAACGTTTGCAGATCCGCGTGACACCAGCGACTCGGGCGAACGCGAGGAAGAATACCCCGACACCCGCGCCCTGATCCGCCGGGCGGGGGCCGAGGGCATGGTGCTGCTGAAAAATGATGGGCTGCTGCCGCTGCCGCAGGGCGTGCGGGTCGCGGTCATCGGCCCCAACGCCGCCACCGGGCAGGTGATGGGCGGGGGCAGCGCCCAGATGAATGCTCACCGCCGCGTCTCGCCGCTGGAAGGGCTGCGGGCCGCACTGGGCGAAGAAAATGTGACCTACGCGCTGGGCTGCGACAACGACCGTTTCCTGCCGACGCTGAACGTTCCGGTGCAGCTCGACTTTTTCGACGTTCAGAGCGTCTCCTTTGGCACCCAGGAACGGACGGGCAGCGAACAGATGCTGTTCTCGCTGCCGCAGGGCCTGGATGCCTCCGACTTCCGGGCGACCATGACCCTCACGCTTCAGGCCCCCCACGACGGCACCTACGACCTGAGCCTGTACAGCGCGGGCCTCAGCCGTCTGCGGGTGGATGGACAGGAGGTGATCGACAACTGGACGCACTGGCAGCCGGGCGACACCTATTTCAACTTCGGCAGCGACGAGGTGCGGGCCAGTCATTTTCTGAAGGCCGGGCCGCATACTGCCGTCGTCGAATTTGCGCCCAAGGCCGTCGAAAACACCGTCGCGGCCTTCAGCGCCATGCGCCTGGGATTCCGCCCGCCCGCGCCGCAACATCAGCTGGAAGAGGCCGTGAGCGCAGCAGCACAGGCCGATGTGGTGGTGCTGTGCGTGGGTACCAACGGCGACTGGGAAACCGAGGGCGTGGACCGCTGGGGCCTGGATCTGCCGGGCCGTCAGAACGAGTTGATCGGCGCGGTGCTGGCAGCCAACCCGCGCACGGTGGTGCTGCTTCAGACGGGCGGCCCCATCAGCATGCCGTGGCTAGAAACAGCGCCCGCCGTGTTGCAGGCGTGGTTTCCCGGCCAGGAGGCAGGCTTCAGCGTTGCCGATGTGCTGCTGGGGCAGGCAGACCCCGGCGGCAGACTGCCCCAGACCTTCCCGCGCAGCCTGCACGACGATCCGGTTCACCCGCTCGAACCGGGCCTCCAGTACCCCGGCGAGCATGGGCATGTGGCCTACCAGGAAGGGCTGTTCATCGGGTACCGACACGTAGACCGCCACGGCCTGACGCCGCTGTTTCCCTTCGGACACGGCCTGAGCTACACCACCTTCACCGTCTCGGACGCGCAGCTAAGCGCCGACGTACTGGAACCGGGCGCGACGCTCCGCGTGAGTGTGCAGGTTCGCAACACCGGGGAACGCAGCGGGCAGACGGTGGTGCAGCTGTACATCCGCGAGAAGAACACCCAGCGAGAGCGGCCCGACAAGGAACTGAAGGGCTTCGCCAAGGTGCAGCTGAAGGCGGGCGAGACACAGGAGGTGCAGCTGGAACTGGACATGCGCTCACTGGCCGCGTTCGACGACACCCGGGCCGCCTGGGTCGCCGACGCGGGCGAATTCGAGGTGCTGCTGGGCCAGAGCAGCGCCGATCTGCCGATCACACTTCCCCTGCGGCTGCTGGAGCAGTGGAGCGAACCCGTTTCCTCATCATCCAAGGAGGCACACGCATGA
- a CDS encoding sugar phosphate isomerase/epimerase family protein, translating into MTELPVLQPGTLSVQLYTFRDAMEQDTPGSIARLAQLGFRYVEPFGLGTRHRPAAERMESVKTLRRTLDEHGIQASSVHAAAPVGPETEAILDELEVLGTRLTVVSWPGEVWGFERDALATLDGTQRFADAMNTAAANAAGRGLQLGYHNHWWEWNTLENGQSAYDTLLSLLDPVIFTEVDTYWAQTAGQDPATLLERLGGRTLALHLKDGPAVPEVPQVPLGGGVVDYRAVIMAAPSARWHVLEMDASAGDAFEDVGQSAQTLIAAGLSAWEAQ; encoded by the coding sequence ATGACCGAACTTCCCGTTTTACAGCCCGGCACGCTCTCGGTGCAGCTCTACACCTTCCGCGACGCGATGGAACAAGACACTCCGGGCAGCATCGCCCGCCTCGCGCAGTTGGGCTTTCGGTACGTCGAACCCTTCGGCCTGGGCACGCGCCACCGGCCCGCTGCCGAGCGCATGGAGTCGGTCAAGACGCTGCGCCGCACGCTCGACGAACACGGCATTCAGGCGTCGTCGGTGCACGCTGCTGCGCCCGTCGGCCCCGAAACCGAGGCGATTCTGGACGAGCTGGAAGTGCTGGGCACACGGCTGACAGTGGTGTCGTGGCCCGGCGAGGTGTGGGGCTTTGAGCGCGACGCACTGGCGACGCTCGACGGCACGCAGCGCTTTGCAGACGCCATGAACACCGCCGCCGCCAACGCAGCTGGACGCGGGCTGCAACTGGGCTACCACAACCACTGGTGGGAATGGAACACGCTCGAAAACGGCCAGAGCGCCTACGACACGCTGCTGAGCCTGCTCGATCCCGTCATCTTTACCGAGGTCGATACCTACTGGGCGCAGACGGCGGGCCAGGACCCGGCAACGCTGCTGGAACGGCTGGGCGGGCGCACCCTGGCCCTGCATCTGAAGGACGGCCCCGCCGTGCCCGAAGTGCCGCAGGTGCCGCTGGGCGGCGGCGTCGTCGATTACCGCGCCGTCATCATGGCTGCGCCTTCGGCCCGCTGGCATGTACTGGAAATGGACGCCAGCGCCGGAGACGCCTTCGAGGACGTGGGGCAGAGCGCTCAGACCCTGATCGCGGCGGGGCTGTCGGCGTGGGAGGCACAATGA
- a CDS encoding Gfo/Idh/MocA family protein: MTDLLVGIVGTGVISRAYLEIARDLGLFRVAAVTDLDLSRAEALAQEFGVRALPLDELLASSEIGAVVNLTPPAAHAGVSLAALNAGKHVYSEKPLATSREDGQAILDTAARLGLRVGCAPDTFLGAGLQTARELLDAGTIGRPVGAAAFFMGSGPERWHPDPGFFYQPGAGPLFDMGPYYLTALVSLLGGVTRASGSAAKTHDERVIGSGPRQGERVPVATPTHVTAQLEFSGGVSATFTASFDVQASELPRIELYGTEGTLSLPDPNTFGGPLKLRRAGESEWTEVPLTRPFDKNARGIGLADLLDAEAQGTPHRASGELAFHILDIMTTVLESAEQGRSLPLNSRAERPQALPPHPAWLP; this comes from the coding sequence ATGACCGATCTGCTGGTGGGAATTGTCGGCACAGGGGTTATCAGCCGCGCGTATCTGGAGATCGCCCGCGACCTGGGACTGTTCCGGGTGGCCGCCGTGACCGACCTCGACCTGAGCCGCGCCGAGGCACTTGCCCAGGAATTCGGGGTGCGTGCCCTGCCGCTGGATGAGCTGCTGGCGAGCAGCGAGATCGGCGCAGTGGTCAATCTGACGCCGCCCGCTGCACACGCCGGGGTGTCGCTGGCAGCTCTGAACGCCGGAAAGCACGTGTACAGCGAGAAACCGCTGGCAACTTCCCGCGAGGACGGACAGGCCATTCTGGACACGGCGGCCCGACTGGGGCTGCGGGTCGGCTGCGCTCCCGATACCTTCCTGGGAGCGGGGCTTCAGACAGCCCGCGAACTGCTGGACGCGGGAACCATCGGCAGACCGGTGGGCGCGGCGGCCTTTTTCATGGGAAGCGGCCCTGAGCGGTGGCACCCCGACCCGGGCTTCTTCTACCAGCCGGGGGCCGGGCCGCTGTTCGACATGGGGCCGTATTACCTGACGGCGCTGGTGTCGCTGCTCGGCGGCGTCACGCGGGCCAGTGGCAGCGCAGCGAAGACGCACGACGAGCGCGTTATCGGAAGTGGCCCGCGCCAGGGTGAACGCGTTCCCGTTGCCACGCCCACCCACGTCACGGCGCAGCTGGAATTCAGCGGCGGGGTCAGTGCCACCTTCACCGCCAGCTTCGATGTGCAGGCGAGCGAACTGCCACGCATCGAGCTGTACGGCACCGAGGGCACGCTCAGCCTGCCCGACCCCAACACCTTCGGCGGCCCGCTGAAACTGCGGCGAGCGGGCGAAAGCGAGTGGACAGAAGTACCGCTGACCCGGCCCTTTGACAAGAACGCACGCGGCATCGGGCTGGCCGATCTGCTCGACGCCGAGGCCCAGGGCACGCCGCACCGGGCAAGCGGCGAACTGGCCTTCCACATCCTCGACATCATGACGACGGTGCTGGAGTCTGCCGAACAGGGCCGCAGCCTTCCGCTGAACAGCCGGGCAGAGCGGCCACAGGCGCTGCCGCCGCATCCGGCCTGGCTGCCCTGA
- a CDS encoding CGNR zinc finger domain-containing protein: MAEEFLFLGGDPSVDLVNTTFHRQSPGGADELLTSGERARRWFVQAGLLSEADATQLDEDTLLHGTRRMRAALDAVYRPLARRQPDEASTLRGLNVLNAVLGQGRERLEVTRQGEAFARASTFETLGPNDPNVQVARRAADLLHRLEPHRLKQCENPGCDLIFYDDSRNASRRWCSMEACGNQQKQARHRRHAAQKAAS; this comes from the coding sequence ATGGCCGAAGAGTTTCTGTTTCTGGGTGGCGACCCCAGCGTCGATCTGGTGAATACCACCTTTCACCGCCAGTCGCCCGGCGGTGCCGACGAACTTCTGACCTCTGGCGAGCGGGCGCGGCGCTGGTTTGTACAGGCTGGTCTGCTCAGCGAGGCCGACGCCACCCAGCTCGACGAAGACACGCTGCTGCACGGCACCAGACGGATGCGGGCCGCCCTGGACGCGGTTTATCGCCCGTTGGCTCGGCGGCAGCCCGACGAGGCCTCGACCCTGCGCGGCCTGAACGTGCTGAATGCGGTGCTGGGGCAGGGCCGTGAGCGGCTGGAAGTGACGCGTCAGGGCGAGGCGTTTGCGCGGGCTTCGACCTTTGAAACGCTGGGGCCGAACGATCCGAATGTGCAGGTAGCCCGGCGTGCTGCCGATCTGCTGCACCGCCTGGAACCGCACCGCCTGAAACAGTGCGAGAACCCCGGCTGCGACCTGATTTTTTACGACGACAGCCGCAATGCGTCGCGCCGCTGGTGCTCGATGGAAGCCTGCGGCAATCAGCAGAAACAGGCCCGCCACCGCCGCCACGCCGCGCAGAAAGCTGCATCCTGA
- a CDS encoding YceI family protein: protein MNTHTLNSRPTLRFRLTHPRLWLAAGAVVVLGAAAGIGTLSYLGRGPAPIEVTNTSGAATFNFRVTGIPVPGKIEGVTPHLTFSPSNLSAARGTVTLGLSHLNTGIALRDMHAREFLGVEKHPVATFKLQKLNVAQKIGPGQTLRGTADGTLNLNGVAVPLHSPITLTEAADGSVIDVSTGFDVTFARHHISIPGADPRTDVKVMFRLPLSQ, encoded by the coding sequence ATGAACACCCACACCCTCAACAGCCGCCCCACCCTCCGTTTCCGTCTGACCCATCCTCGCCTGTGGCTGGCGGCTGGCGCAGTGGTGGTGCTGGGTGCGGCGGCAGGGATCGGCACGCTCAGCTACCTCGGACGTGGCCCCGCCCCCATCGAAGTGACGAATACCTCGGGGGCCGCGACCTTCAATTTCCGCGTCACGGGCATTCCGGTTCCCGGAAAAATCGAGGGTGTGACGCCGCACTTGACCTTCTCGCCCAGCAATCTGAGTGCGGCGCGTGGAACCGTCACGCTGGGGCTGAGTCATCTGAACACCGGAATCGCGCTGCGCGACATGCACGCCCGCGAATTTCTGGGGGTCGAAAAACACCCGGTTGCCACCTTCAAGCTGCAAAAACTGAATGTCGCCCAGAAGATCGGGCCGGGGCAGACGCTGCGGGGCACTGCCGACGGCACGCTGAACCTCAACGGCGTCGCGGTGCCGCTCCACTCGCCCATCACGCTCACCGAGGCTGCCGACGGCTCTGTGATCGATGTCAGCACCGGCTTTGACGTGACCTTTGCCCGCCACCACATCTCGATTCCCGGAGCAGACCCCCGTACCGATGTCAAGGTCATGTTTCGGCTGCCGCTGTCGCAGTAA
- a CDS encoding branched-chain amino acid ABC transporter substrate-binding protein, with protein sequence MKKLGLSVLTLGALSLGSAHAVTVIKVASMSPLSGPSNDQGLQIRNATEMVIKENRSAFLAMGFDLQFVAYDDQGDPTTGNANARRIAADNSILAMVGTMNSGVIIPSSESLAPSHVAMVSPSTTNPKVTDRGLANVNRVCARDDAQGPAGADFAITTLKAKKVYMLNDKTPYGQGLSDAAQKEFQAKGVTIAASEGTEERSDFSSIITKIKLSKPDVIYFGGLYGQIGPFAKQLRESGVTTPVMGGDGLDSPDLLTLAGAGAKDVYFSTIAPPLNVVPAAKTVAVRYKAAYKKDIQGYGIMGYDSATVVVKGIMSAMKANGNKLPSRAQVESAIRKTNLTSGTLTGPIDFNSVGDRVTAKMYIRQIDAKLNVTTAGTVDVKAPKP encoded by the coding sequence ATGAAGAAACTCGGTCTTTCTGTCCTGACACTCGGTGCGCTCAGCCTCGGCAGCGCCCACGCCGTCACCGTGATCAAAGTCGCCAGCATGTCGCCGCTCTCCGGCCCCAGCAACGACCAGGGTCTTCAGATTCGCAACGCCACCGAGATGGTCATCAAGGAAAACCGTTCGGCCTTCCTGGCGATGGGCTTCGACCTTCAGTTTGTCGCCTACGACGACCAGGGCGATCCCACGACCGGCAACGCCAATGCCCGCCGCATCGCCGCCGACAACAGCATTCTGGCGATGGTCGGCACCATGAACAGCGGCGTGATCATTCCCAGCAGCGAGTCGCTGGCACCCAGCCACGTGGCGATGGTGTCGCCCTCGACCACCAACCCCAAGGTGACCGACCGGGGCCTTGCCAACGTCAACCGCGTCTGCGCCCGCGACGACGCCCAGGGGCCTGCCGGAGCCGACTTCGCCATCACGACCCTGAAGGCCAAAAAGGTCTACATGCTGAACGACAAGACCCCGTATGGTCAGGGTCTGTCGGACGCCGCCCAGAAGGAATTCCAGGCCAAGGGCGTCACCATCGCCGCCTCGGAAGGCACCGAAGAGCGCAGCGACTTCTCCAGCATCATCACCAAGATCAAGCTGTCGAAGCCCGACGTGATCTACTTCGGCGGTCTGTATGGCCAGATCGGGCCGTTTGCCAAGCAGCTGCGTGAATCGGGCGTGACCACCCCGGTCATGGGCGGCGACGGCCTCGACAGCCCCGACCTGCTGACCCTCGCAGGGGCCGGAGCCAAGGACGTGTACTTCAGCACCATCGCGCCGCCCCTGAACGTGGTGCCCGCCGCCAAGACGGTGGCCGTGCGCTACAAGGCCGCGTACAAGAAGGACATCCAGGGCTACGGCATCATGGGTTACGACAGCGCGACTGTGGTGGTCAAGGGCATCATGAGTGCCATGAAGGCCAACGGCAACAAGCTGCCCAGCCGCGCCCAGGTCGAGAGCGCCATCCGCAAGACCAACCTGACCAGCGGCACGCTGACCGGTCCTATCGACTTCAACAGCGTCGGTGACCGCGTGACCGCCAAGATGTACATCCGCCAGATCGACGCCAAGCTGAACGTCACGACGGCAGGCACAGTGGACGTGAAGGCTCCGAAGCCCTGA
- a CDS encoding ABC transporter ATP-binding protein produces MSYLTAENISKTYGTSTALSPLNLSLEKGELVTLLGPSGCGKTTLLRIVAGFAVPTTGRVLLGGNDLTPLPAARRQMGMVFQAYSLFPNMTAQDNVKFGLKVRGVSAAETEKRLKTLFELIGLSDMRQRFPNQLSGGQQQRVALARALAIEPQVLLLDEPLSALDAQVRLNLRDEIRRVQRETGTTTLFVTHDQEEALAISDRVVVMEKGKIAQLGTPEDIYRRPASPFVAEFVGTANRLDAAVLDQERGLIEVAGWMGAPIAVDAARAFRKGQRLRLYLRPEELQLSASSGSGDLTARVSDKRFLGSITRLSLMVGTNTVVADLQGNEASAFPVGAPVNVTLSPLAAHVLSAE; encoded by the coding sequence ATGAGTTATCTGACCGCTGAAAATATTTCCAAAACGTATGGCACGAGTACGGCTCTGTCGCCGCTCAATCTCTCGCTGGAGAAGGGCGAACTGGTCACGCTGCTGGGGCCGTCGGGGTGTGGCAAGACCACGCTGCTGCGGATCGTGGCGGGGTTCGCTGTTCCCACCACCGGGCGGGTGCTGCTGGGCGGCAACGATCTGACGCCGCTGCCCGCTGCCAGACGCCAGATGGGCATGGTCTTTCAGGCCTACAGCCTTTTCCCGAACATGACCGCCCAGGACAACGTGAAATTCGGCCTGAAGGTGCGCGGCGTGAGCGCTGCCGAAACCGAAAAGCGGCTGAAGACCCTGTTCGAGCTGATCGGCTTGTCGGATATGCGCCAGCGTTTTCCCAACCAGTTATCGGGCGGGCAGCAGCAGCGGGTGGCGCTGGCCCGTGCGCTGGCTATCGAGCCACAGGTCTTGCTGCTCGACGAGCCGCTGAGTGCGCTGGACGCTCAGGTTCGGCTGAATCTGCGCGACGAGATTCGCCGGGTGCAGCGCGAAACCGGCACCACGACCCTGTTTGTGACGCACGATCAGGAAGAGGCGCTGGCGATTTCAGACCGGGTGGTGGTGATGGAGAAGGGCAAGATTGCCCAGCTCGGCACGCCGGAAGACATCTATCGTCGTCCGGCTTCGCCCTTCGTCGCTGAATTTGTGGGCACCGCCAACCGTCTGGATGCGGCAGTACTGGATCAGGAACGCGGCCTAATCGAAGTCGCGGGCTGGATGGGTGCGCCCATCGCAGTGGATGCGGCCCGTGCCTTCCGGAAAGGCCAGCGGCTGCGGCTGTATCTGCGCCCCGAGGAACTGCAACTGAGCGCCAGCAGCGGTTCGGGCGACCTGACTGCGCGGGTGAGCGACAAGCGCTTCCTGGGCTCGATCACCCGCCTGAGCCTGATGGTCGGCACAAATACCGTGGTGGCCGACCTTCAGGGCAACGAGGCAAGCGCCTTTCCGGTCGGAGCACCCGTGAACGTGACCCTTTCGCCGCTGGCCGCCCACGTCCTGAGCGCGGAATAG
- a CDS encoding ABC transporter permease translates to MRQNLVAQTGRGLWIGIMALYFLVPLLGMAIYSLWAGGSKYDLSAYVQILQDPKFHETFRLSFGLAIETIVISFALVIPAAFWVNLRVPGLRNLLGQLSVLSFVVPPIVLVGGLTTLYKGPEWFVGTPQFLVAGYVVLSLPYTYRTLDTGLRALDLQTLSEAAQSLGSGWGTLLWRVILPNIRSAVLGASLLTLAIVLGEFTLANVLLFNTFAVYINYIGQTQGTPAAALSLISLAITWVAMLVMLRVGRGRVQLGGAK, encoded by the coding sequence ATGAGACAGAACCTTGTGGCTCAGACCGGGCGCGGCCTGTGGATCGGCATCATGGCGCTGTATTTTCTGGTGCCGCTGCTGGGAATGGCGATTTACAGCCTGTGGGCGGGCGGCTCGAAATACGACCTCTCGGCTTACGTTCAGATTTTGCAGGACCCCAAGTTCCACGAAACCTTTCGGCTGTCGTTCGGGCTGGCCATCGAAACCATCGTCATCAGCTTTGCACTGGTCATTCCGGCGGCCTTCTGGGTCAATCTGCGGGTGCCGGGGCTGCGGAATCTGCTGGGGCAGCTCTCGGTGCTGTCGTTCGTGGTGCCGCCCATCGTGCTGGTCGGCGGCCTGACGACGCTGTACAAAGGGCCAGAATGGTTCGTCGGCACGCCGCAGTTTCTGGTGGCAGGCTACGTGGTGCTCAGCCTGCCGTACACCTACCGCACGCTCGATACCGGGCTGCGGGCGCTCGATCTGCAAACGCTGTCCGAGGCGGCGCAGAGCCTGGGGTCGGGCTGGGGAACGCTGCTGTGGCGCGTGATTTTGCCCAATATTCGCAGCGCGGTACTGGGCGCGTCGCTGCTCACGCTCGCCATCGTGCTGGGCGAATTCACGCTCGCCAACGTGCTGCTGTTCAACACCTTCGCCGTGTATATCAATTACATCGGGCAGACACAGGGCACACCTGCCGCCGCGCTGTCACTCATCAGTCTGGCAATCACCTGGGTCGCCATGCTCGTGATGCTGCGGGTCGGGCGGGGCAGGGTTCAGCTCGGGGGAGCGAAATGA
- a CDS encoding ABC transporter permease produces the protein MERSADARPEPPASDLDAALSAQPAATAVVSTAETLSGVPRPRAAAPDWRGHLTTLLFVGPLLVVMLAFLIVPAFAVLVGAFRFDGVDGAAGGWTLQHIRDLAQPQYVTGLKNSIFLSGTSAIIGTVVGGLLAYAVLGEGGPAWLRAPLVAFSGVAANFAGVPLALAFVATLGTTGIVTRLLSVIGLDLNRSGFSLFNFSGLLVVYLYFQIPLMVILIAPALEGLRREWREAAENLGATAGQFWRHIGLPILAPSLLASAVLLFGNAFSAYATAYALTSGNLALLPLQIGAVLSGNVISDPHLGQALALLVIAVMALTMAIYSVLERAGSKWRK, from the coding sequence GTGGAGCGTTCCGCAGATGCACGCCCTGAACCGCCCGCCTCCGACCTCGATGCGGCCCTGAGTGCTCAGCCTGCTGCCACCGCTGTTGTCAGCACCGCCGAGACCCTGAGCGGCGTACCCCGGCCTCGTGCAGCGGCCCCCGACTGGCGTGGGCACCTCACCACGCTCCTGTTTGTCGGCCCGCTGCTGGTGGTCATGCTGGCCTTTCTGATCGTTCCGGCCTTCGCGGTGCTGGTGGGGGCGTTTCGCTTTGACGGTGTGGACGGCGCGGCGGGCGGCTGGACGCTGCAACATATCCGCGATCTGGCGCAGCCGCAGTACGTGACCGGTCTGAAGAACAGCATCTTTCTGAGTGGCACGTCGGCCATTATCGGCACAGTTGTTGGTGGACTGCTGGCCTACGCGGTGCTGGGTGAGGGCGGCCCGGCGTGGTTGCGTGCGCCGCTGGTGGCCTTCAGCGGCGTGGCGGCCAATTTCGCGGGTGTGCCACTGGCGCTGGCGTTCGTGGCGACCCTGGGCACCACGGGCATCGTCACCCGCCTGCTGTCGGTCATCGGCCTCGACCTGAACCGATCTGGCTTCAGCCTGTTCAATTTCAGCGGGCTGCTGGTGGTGTACCTGTACTTTCAGATTCCGCTGATGGTGATTCTGATTGCGCCCGCGCTGGAAGGTCTGCGGCGCGAATGGCGCGAGGCCGCCGAGAATCTGGGCGCGACGGCGGGGCAGTTCTGGCGACACATCGGCCTGCCGATTCTGGCTCCCTCGCTGCTGGCGAGCGCGGTGCTGCTGTTCGGCAACGCGTTTTCGGCCTACGCCACCGCCTACGCCCTGACTTCGGGCAATCTGGCGCTGCTGCCGCTTCAGATCGGCGCGGTGCTGTCGGGCAACGTGATCTCAGACCCGCACCTGGGGCAGGCGCTGGCACTGCTGGTCATCGCGGTGATGGCGCTCACGATGGCAATCTATTCGGTGCTGGAGCGGGCCGGATCGAAGTGGCGGAAATGA
- a CDS encoding ABC transporter substrate-binding protein → MKKKTIQLSALLVAAASVMVAAQTMTMPTLPATIVAAGKKDGNLNTIALPPDWANYGEIMDTFQKMYGLKLTNASPDISSAEELQAIRSLKGQRRSPDVVDVGPAFAIQGKTEKLFTPYKPSTWASIPASAKDKDGYWVGNYFGVVSFGINKNIVKNVPKSWADLLKPEYKGQVALNGNPLSASAAFSAVWSAALANGGSLDNIMPGIEYFAKLKAMGNYIPVDATPATVQTGQTPIVADWDYLNLGYSKQFAGKVDWTVTVPSDGVYGGHYAVAINATGPNQNAARLWEEFITSDAGQLLFLKGGAHPIRFNDMVKRGVVPKDMLAALPDAAVYKNVKFATPDQINKAKAVLAANWAAKVGQ, encoded by the coding sequence ATGAAGAAGAAGACGATTCAACTGAGCGCTTTGCTGGTCGCAGCAGCGTCTGTGATGGTTGCAGCGCAGACCATGACGATGCCCACCCTGCCGGCCACCATCGTGGCGGCGGGTAAGAAGGACGGCAACCTCAACACCATCGCGCTGCCGCCAGACTGGGCCAACTACGGCGAGATCATGGACACCTTCCAGAAGATGTACGGCCTGAAGCTGACCAACGCTTCCCCCGACATCTCCAGCGCCGAAGAGCTTCAGGCGATCCGCTCGCTGAAGGGTCAGCGCCGCTCGCCCGACGTGGTGGACGTTGGCCCGGCGTTTGCCATCCAGGGCAAGACCGAGAAGCTGTTCACGCCCTACAAGCCCTCGACCTGGGCCAGCATTCCGGCGAGCGCAAAAGACAAAGACGGGTACTGGGTAGGCAATTACTTCGGCGTCGTGTCGTTCGGGATCAACAAGAACATCGTCAAGAACGTGCCCAAAAGCTGGGCCGACCTGCTGAAGCCCGAATACAAGGGACAGGTCGCGCTGAACGGCAACCCGCTCTCGGCATCGGCAGCGTTCTCGGCGGTGTGGTCGGCGGCGCTCGCCAACGGCGGTTCGCTCGACAACATCATGCCCGGCATCGAGTACTTCGCCAAGCTCAAGGCAATGGGCAATTACATTCCCGTCGATGCGACGCCTGCCACCGTGCAGACCGGGCAGACGCCCATCGTGGCCGACTGGGATTACCTGAATCTGGGCTACAGCAAGCAGTTCGCGGGCAAGGTGGACTGGACGGTGACGGTGCCCAGCGACGGCGTGTACGGCGGCCACTATGCTGTTGCCATCAATGCCACCGGCCCCAACCAGAACGCGGCGCGGCTGTGGGAAGAGTTCATCACTTCCGATGCTGGACAGCTGCTGTTCCTGAAGGGCGGCGCACACCCGATCCGCTTCAACGACATGGTGAAGCGCGGCGTGGTGCCCAAGGACATGCTGGCTGCCCTACCCGACGCGGCGGTTTACAAGAACGTCAAGTTCGCCACGCCCGACCAGATCAACAAGGCAAAAGCCGTGCTGGCCGCGAACTGGGCCGCCAAAGTCGGACAGTAA